The genomic stretch TTCTCAAATCCGTAATGATATTGCTCATGTTCTTGTCGACCTTGGAGTAGTCCGAGTTGGGAATGAACTCGCTTAATGGCTTATATCCTCCACAATAGATCTCCAAATATGGCTTGATTTCGTAGTACTTAGTGAGAACACAACTATCTCCGTCTCTAGCTTGATCTAGATATTGAATCATCTTTTCTATTCTCTCTATAAGTGCACGAGCGGCAACTTCTGTCGTCTGATGGTTCCAATGTTCACGGCCATGCCTCTGCCGCATCATATCTTCCTCTTTAGCATCAAGGGTGAGTCTTCCATTGCAATGGTCTATTAATTGTTGACATTCCATAGAAAGCTTGTTGATTTCCGTGATGGAATCTTCAATAATGTCAGTTCCACCAAAGGCCAAGATCTCCTGGGAATGCTGGATGATAGAATCGGGCAAATTTTCCGACTGCTGAAGTGCATCGATCGAAGCAGGAAGACCTCTTTCGGTAATAAATTTGACTAACATGTTGTTTAGTGCCTGAATAGGCTCAACAAAACGttcatatatatacttATCCTGTCTTTCCCGAAAGGCTTGTGCGACCTGAATAACAATATAGGGCAAAAGATCATTGAAGAGCAGTTTCCTAGTCTCTACTGGAGTCTCAAGATCCGAAGGAACGGTAGCTTTAACCATAGAAACGGCTGCTATGGGCTTGAGATCCTTTTCGACGGGAACAGGCTTGATGTACACCAAGTCGTTGTCCTTCTCTGCTCCACGCAAAACATCCTTGATCGTCTGGTTCAAACCCCGCAAGTCTTCTACTACAAGCTGAGTTACGTACTTTTTGTACTTGAGAGCCGAGTCACACGATGAAGACGCCACTCGCAAAAGTGCCACCTGTTCCCCATACTCAAAGCTATCCTGACTTACAATTGACATTCTGTAATATGCTGCTGCTTTGAAGTGGAACTTCTTAACACCTATATGGTTAATCCACTCAAGCTTGATGTAATCAGAACGGTTTCCATATTCCAAAGCCTGGCCGTAGAGATCAGATGTCAGCATAGACAAACGAGCGATAACCGTATCTTTCAAAGTAGTGTTACCAAGAGCTTTCTGCCAGATTGTTTCCTGAGCCTGTgccaacatcaagaacttcaaacaGAGCACAGTGTCGCCATAAAAATCTCGCGGTATTGCCAAAGAATTGGAACTCTGGTCTGTTTCCCTTTTCACTAACTGACAAATATACTCAAAACAGCCAGCAGCCTGCTGAAAAAGCGCACACGCATTCTTCAAGCCATCATCAGTAAATCTGGATTCTTGTAGAGCCATCTGCGAGTAGAAACTTCCCAATTGAAATACGATATTCCACAATTCTACCTTAAGTGAACGAGACTTGGTAGGACCACTAGGGCCATAAGTCAAAGTGCCATACCAGCCAAACTCGACACAGCCATCCAGAAATTTCTTCATAACTGCAAGAAGGTAGACGTAGTACTCTTTGAGTAAAATTTCGCTCTTTTGGCTAATCGTTTCGTTCGTTAGTAGAGTGATCTTGTTTCGAGCATTGGAAATTCTCATGAGATCAGGTTCAAATGAAGATGGAGTCTGGAAGTAGTCTTTTCGGATAACCTCGCGTAATTCAGAGCCCATATCTATGGGACGAGACTGCCGTAATGGCACATATAGCAAGTTCGTGTTCATGGGCCAATTGGTGGAATAAGAGGAGGTTGAATAAGTATCAACATTCTGTAAATatttcagaaacagagaaTATCATATTGAGGTAATATGCACCTGCATATGAAATATTGTATGGGGAAGCAGGAGATGATTTTAAGACCCATTCCTAATTATGAAATGGTGTATATGTTAAAAAATGGTTGAGAGTTAGGTTAATTACATACCACAGTCGTCCAGTTCATAATATAATGTTAAGATTTCTGTTAAATTGAATTTGTATAGTACAATATTTAGTACAGTCTATAATCTAGCTCTTTATCTCTTCAAATACAATTCACGGactctttctcttgcttcagcttcaacttGTGCCAATGGGCCCACCAATTCattcaatctcttggtACGTCTATCAATAGCATCCTCCTCTgcttccaacaacttctctaCCTCGGTCAATTCCAACGAAGTATTGTACAACTGCGAGTACACCTCGTAAAGATCGTTATTGAGTctctcttcctcttcttcatatgCTTTCATATTGAGCTTCGAATTGAGtttgtcttcattttcagaaCATTTCCTCCGATACTCGTGAAGTTTCATGATTACCTGTTCTGCTGTTTCAAAGGAAGAGTCCAATTCTAactccaatttcttgatttcgACTTTCGGAACTTTCCtatccttcaattccttttgaatttcttcattcacTTTGGTGAGTATCTCCTCTTCGAGGTCTTCTACAAGAGGTGCGCGGAAGCTTTGATCCACATATTTTCTGTAATCAGACTTGATCAAACTTGAGAACTCAGCTAGCACTAATTTTTCGATTTCAGAAACTTGTTTCAAATCCGGAGTCCGTAACTTGCTAGGATTTGGTATCGGTAAATCGCGTTGAATTGCTTGCGATCTTCTGGATTTTGCTTTCTCCTCGTCAATCTGTTGTAATATCCGCAAGTTGTGCAATCTTTCTCCTTGATCTACGTCATTGTTGCCTATAccttcattttcaacattCAAATTGATAGTTTCTTCATTTACATCGAAACTTGGTAGAATAATTCCGGATGAAGAGTGTGGTCTAGGCAAGGCACGGAACTTGCTTCGTATGAATTCTATGGTTGCCTTCTTTAGTTGAGCCGTAGCTCTAagtttttctttctgggTAGGCTCTCTTTTCACAGAAACATCTGCAGAAGTTCTtaaatcttctttgttgtCTTCCTGTTGAACAATAAGGGTAGATGGAATAGCTTGTCTAGCAATTAATTCTCTAGCCTTGTTTTTGATTCTGACGTCTGcatcatcgtcttctttttgttcttcactttcttctacagttGGATTACTCCTTTCAAATAATCCTTTCAATAATCTCGTACTAGAGTCTTCGTCAACCACCACAGAAGTCTGATAAGAAGCTTCGGAGGGTATGGGAGCTGGAAGTTCgagttttcttttcttcaagttctctCGTTCATTCTCGTTAAGAACTTCAAGTGCAGACTCTAACCCCATCTTGTGTTTCTTCGATTCCCTGGCTGCTTCTCGCGACTGTCTTTCCTTATCTCTTTTGTGGGTATCGTCTACTTCTTGGAAACTCATTCCGTCTTTTGCTATCTGTCTATTGAATCCAACTTTATCATAGTCGTTCTTCTTATCTTCCTCGGTGGTATCATACAAGCCAGCTTGCGGTACATGTTCATGGGGAATATCAGCATTATAGTCAAACTCCTTTCGcttcttcttattcttaGAGTCTAGACTGACATTTATTCCAGCAGCCTTGAGCTCCCTACGTTTCTGGAGCAATGCGATTCTTCTGctttcttccaacattCGATCTCTGGCTTTTCTCTTGGCCTTCTTCCCCTGGGTGTTGGCTAACCGGGCTTTGGCTTCTGAAAGCatctctctttcttcgtcgtccATATCTACGTTGTCTGGTTTTGCTGGCTTGCTTTCGGGATTGATATTTAACTCGCCTACAGATGGACCAGTCGCTGCCATTGACTCGATTCCAGCACCTGCTAGTGCCAACTCGTTTACTTCCTCGTCTACTTCTCCTTCGTTGGCTGCAGCATCTAGCAACTTCTGATATCGTTCTACACAATGGGTAGCGGTTCGGCCCACTATAGGAGCGATAGTTCTCCATTGGTTGGGTAGCAATTTagccaagttcaagagCTTTTCGTCCTCTTCGAGGGTCCATTCTGTTTTATCAATTGCAGGATTTAGCCATTCGTTCCATCGAGCTTTGGCTTGTTTGGCCagtttcttcgtcaataGCGATGCTACACGAGACCACTGGTTGAGTCCGTATTTGGACACCGCAGCCTTGAGGATCTCGTCCTCGACGTTGGTCCAGACTCCACCTTTGACATAGAGTGGTGGCATGGAGTGTGGTAAGTGTGCTGGTGGCTGATTTATGAAAATCTACTGTTCTGGAGTTATAGACTCAGATGGCTAAACTCAAGCAGTGAGATGAGCTATACAGGTACAAAAATTGAGATCGGAGCGCGAGAGAAGCACCAGACTTCAGAATgagagccagaagaaagactaCAAGATAGAGAAAGTACTTGAAGACCAAAGGTATACTCCGGATTCAGATCGTTGTCTTAGAAAGCTACTTTGTAAGAAAAGACAAATATGATTGCCATACTTTACCTGTTAACTGTTACTAACTGTAGAACCGATTTGGTTTGGTACAGTTTCTGCGAGCGACTCATCAAGACTCAGAATGGGCCGAACGACAGAACACTACACTGGACCATTCTTGGTCCAATGCACTCATTGATCTTCACTCTTCACTCTTCactcttcattcttcactcttcattcttcaCTCCTTTCGTACCATTCACTGCTAGTTACTTTTTCTCGCTCTTCGGCTTTGCACATATTTCCCCGTCGCTTCTTCATTTGCTTGTGATCTTCTGGCCCATTGTTTTCGTTCTTCTGGCCCACTCCCTACACTCTAAACTTCGATATGGGTCTATGTGTCTCTCGATACCTCTACAATCCTACAAGTGACTTGCTACCTACTCTTGACTTTCCGtttaccttcttctgcttgcctcatttcttcttctgattccTATATCACCCCATACTGTAGGAGTTGCACTATTTCACTGTACACAAAGCACATTCCATGATACAATACTCTACAAGATTCCACACCTCTTGAAGTACTAGATCCTTGCAGAGGCACCTTCCATAATCCCTCCCATCAGTACTCTCCCTCTCCTCTCTCTTCTTCCCCCACCTTATCTTCCTCCAGAGATCCCCAAAACGGCAATTCTGCCAAAATCACACTCTTCCTCGGGTGCAGGAGTCTCCACTTGAAAGAACGCCATGGGGTTGTGAATTTTCACTATTCTCCACGACATTTCATTCCAGAGAACTCAAACTTATATCTCAGGCAGGAGATTACATTCTTCTGATACAACTGGACCTGTTGAATCTTGATCTCATCCATATGCTCTTGATCTGTTCTGATCTGATTTTGAACTTCTGAGCCAGTCTTTAATCATCTATTACGTCGTTCTTACTACAGCATTATTCTCGTTCTCAGTACACCATAATTGAAATCTTCAGTCTCCAAAACTTCACCAAACCGCACCTCCAGGCTTTCCCAAAATGCATATCTTCACTGCCAAACACCAGAAGCTCATTCTCCAGGTGTATCCGCCTGGAAAGGCAGTCGACAAAAGAGCCAACCCGTCGGAGCTCTCGTACT from Scheffersomyces stipitis CBS 6054 chromosome 2, complete sequence encodes the following:
- a CDS encoding pH-response regulator protein palA/RIM20 (go_process signal transduction); the protein is MNTNLLYVPLRQSRPIDMGSELREVIRKDYFQTPSSFEPDLMRISNARNKITLLTNETISQKSEILLKEYYVYLLAVMKKFSDGCVEFGWYGTLTYGPSGPTKSRSLKVELWNIVFQLGSFYSQMALQESRFTDDGLKNACALFQQAAGCFEYICQLVKRETDQSSNSLAIPRDFYGDTVLCLKFLMLAQAQETIWQKALGNTTLKDTVIARLSMSTSDLYGQALEYGNRSDYIKLEWINHIGVKKFHFKAAAYYRMSIVSQDSFEYGEQVALLRVASSSCDSALKYKKYVTQLVVEDLRGLNQTIKDVLRGAEKDNDLVYIKPVPVEKDLKPIAAVSMVKATVPSDLETPVETRKSLFNDLLPYIVIQVAQAFRERQDKYIYERFVEPIQALNNMLVKFITERGLPASIDALQQSENLPDSIIQHSQEILAFGGTDIIEDSITEINKLSMECQQLIDHCNGRLTLDAKEEDMMRQRHGREHWNHQTTEVAARALIERIEKMIQYLDQARDGDSCVLTKYYEIKPYLEIYCGGYKPLSEFIPNSDYSKVDKNMSNIITDLRNAVNQVSVLEEQRKRFLSQVELKAREHNILPSVIEEFKSKQNEMYDENGNVNERSFEVVYDKHIKLFSKEMKFMESTKSTQISLENDIDTLNSRFISDYNTRSSDSQVKRKEALQLLEAVYSKYLEVISNLSEGSKFYNDFLVKGNGVLSECEDYLNQRRLESRELELTISKLLRKEVEEETRATSVGAPITKPGIWSPDQGIKFD
- a CDS encoding Pre-mRNA splicing factor CEF1 (go_component nucleus~go_funtion DNA binding) produces the protein MPPLYVKGGVWTNVEDEILKAAVSKYGLNQWSRVASLLTKKSAKQAKARWNEWLNPAIDKTEWTLEEDEKLLNLAKLLPNQWRTIAPIVGRTATHCVERYQKLLDAAANEGEVDEEVNELALAGAGIESMAATGPSVGELNINPESKPAKPDNVDMDDEEREMLSEAKARLANTQGKKAKRKARDRMLEESRRIALLQKRRELKAAGINVSLDSKNKKKRKEFDYNADIPHEHVPQAGLYDTTEEDKKNDYDKVGFNRQIAKDGMSFQEVDDTHKRDKERQSREAARESKKHKMGLESALEVLNENERENLKKRKLELPAPIPSEASYQTSVVVDEDSNVRIKNKARELIARQAIPSTLIVQQEDNKEDLRTSADVSVKREPTQKEKLRATAQLKKATIEFIRSKFRALPRPHSSSGIILPSFDVNEETINLNVENEGIGNNDVDQGERLHNLRILQQIDEEKAKSRRSQAIQRDLPIPNPSKLRTPDLKQVSEIEKLVLAEFSSLIKSDYRKYVDQSFRAPLVEDLEEEILTKVNEEIQKELKDRKVPKVEIKKLELELDSSFETAEQVIMKLHEYRRKCSENEDKLNSKLNMKAYEEEEERLNNDLYEVYSQLYNTSLELTEVEKLLEAEEDAIDRRTKRLNELVGPLAQVEAEARERVRELYLKR